In the Methanofastidiosum sp. genome, TGTCAGTTTTGCAATTATAGAATCTTTCAGAGAGGTCGTAAGTGAAGCTGAGATCAGAAACATTAAAAAGAGTTTTATGAACAGGGAAGTTAATGCGTTAAGTAAGAGAATAAACAGGGCAGGGACAATGAAGTACACAATTTGCTCGCGGTAGATCACTGATAAAATCGCTACTAAGAGAAGTAGAGCGCTCGTAATGAACAGTATTATCACCTCCAACAAGCAGAATTACTTCTGCTTTCTCAAATACTCCTTCTGCCTAGAGATAGCAACTTTTATATCTCTATCCTGTTTTTTGTTATCAGACTTAAAACAGGCGCTGAGAAATACCACTCTTTTCCCCTTTTCATCAATTAAAAAGTAGACTCTAATATGCTTCTTGAGACCGTTAGAAAACTCTCTAAACTCATACAACTTATTACCTAGAGCAATCTCCTTAATCTTTGGCTTCTTACCCTTTATCATTTCTAACGGCAAACCCTTTCCTTCCTGGAATTTCTCAATGAAATTGACGATGTTTTCTGCCGTAGATGCGTCTGATTTTGCCAATTCAAGAATGAAATCCCCAATATAAACTCGGCCAATGGCTTCGTCATAAAGGTAAACGGAGTAATCCTTCCATAGAAGCAATTCTTCTGAGCCCTTTGTGGAGCTTACTTGCGTGAATTTCTTGTCTTTCATACCAATCACCTCCAGCAGGTTGTCTGAAGGTAGTATACACCTACTTTGTGGATCTGTATATTACTATAGGATTACTTTTGACATATGTTTCAGTTGCTGTGTTGTCACGGAATTGCGGTATGCCTTTCTAATACAAGATTATATGTGCAATCAGAGGAAAAATAACAAACTAAATTATATTACTAAAATAAATACAAATATTACAAGGAATAAAAAATACAAAGTACTGAGTAATAACAATAAATAATACAAATAAGCAATACAAAAAATAGGGTTAGAAAACTAATTTGAAAAACAAAAACAGTTCAGCGAAATAGCAAAAGTATTAGTTATATACAATGAGTAATAGAAATAAATAAAGGAATAGTAGAACAGAACTAAAAGAAAGGTTATTTTGTTTTAGTAGTTATAGAAAAGAGAAAGATCAAAATAGGTATTGACTAATATTATCATATATGATAATATACTTATGTAAGTGATTCATAAACTAAATCTAGAAGGTGGTGTTATAGATGACAGGATTCGATAAACTGAAGGCCAACTTGATGAAGAACGAGGAATTCGCACGCTTATACAACGAGAGAAAACCATTAAGAAACTTCATAGATGAACTAATCGAGCTCAGAGTTGAGAAGGGTATGACCCAAAAGGATCTAAGCGAGCTCACAGGTATAAGCGTCCCAAATATCTCAAGAATAGAGGCAGGAAAACAGAATCTTTCTTATCAGATGATGTATAAACTCGTCAATGCTCTTGAAGGAAAGATCCTACTAACTGCCCAGGCCGATAATTGCATTAGACTTTCCAATGCGGCTGCGGAGAAACTTCAAGAACTAAGTGATGAGGCTAATACCTCACCAGAAGAATTCCTTATGAACCTTCTACAAAAGGCTTCAGAAGAATCGATAATTGCCTAGCTCGAAAGGACCTGCAAGAGAAAATAGGAGATGGCGAAATAGGTGGAGAAGTATAACGATCTTTTCACTGCTATCAATGCAATAGGCGAAAAACTAGCTTTTACCAGAGATTTACGATCTACCACTCTCGATATTTTCAAGGATCAAATCGATTCTCTAATCCCTCCTACTTGGAAACAAATAATGACAGGAATTCAAGAGCCGTCAATCGTTGCACAAGAAAGCATGGCTTCGCTGATTGATTTGAGCACTACCCAAAATCACATAAGCCTTCTTGCAAAACAGGTCGATCTAATAAACGAGGCCTTTATTAGTCTGCATGATTCCTGGAATCAAATCATAGGACCCTTGACAAGTGTCACTGAAAATCTTAAAGCAAATGTTTACACTGCCTATTTTGATTCAAGTTACAAGCTTTCGCTAGCCAGACAAATGGTACTGGCGATAAACTTTGAGCATTTCAGAGACGACCAGAGTCTACTAAGCAAATTGGGCAACAGTTTAAGGATTTT is a window encoding:
- a CDS encoding type II toxin-antitoxin system RelE/ParE family toxin, whose protein sequence is MKDKKFTQVSSTKGSEELLLWKDYSVYLYDEAIGRVYIGDFILELAKSDASTAENIVNFIEKFQEGKGLPLEMIKGKKPKIKEIALGNKLYEFREFSNGLKKHIRVYFLIDEKGKRVVFLSACFKSDNKKQDRDIKVAISRQKEYLRKQK
- a CDS encoding helix-turn-helix transcriptional regulator, which codes for MTGFDKLKANLMKNEEFARLYNERKPLRNFIDELIELRVEKGMTQKDLSELTGISVPNISRIEAGKQNLSYQMMYKLVNALEGKILLTAQADNCIRLSNAAAEKLQELSDEANTSPEEFLMNLLQKASEESIIA